The following coding sequences lie in one Bordetella genomosp. 9 genomic window:
- a CDS encoding NAD(P)-dependent oxidoreductase, whose translation MASIGSKTYDATSPQKVAFLGLGVMGFPMAGHLARAGHEVTVYNRTAAKAQEWVKEFGGKAAATPREAATDADIVFACVGNDDDLRSVVLGDNGAFAGMRQGSVFVDHTTASAQVARELYAEARQRGLQFVDAPVSGGQAGAVNGVLTVMCGGEPEVFERIKPVAQAFGRAVTLVGSPGAGQLAKMVNQICIAGIVQGLSEGIAFGQAAGLDMKLVLDVISKGAAQSWQMENRGGTMVDDKFDFGFAVDWMRKDLSLVLAEARNNGARVPLTALVDQFYGDVQKMGGGRWDTSSLIKRLRD comes from the coding sequence ATGGCTTCCATCGGCAGTAAGACCTACGACGCGACATCGCCTCAGAAAGTGGCCTTCCTTGGCCTGGGCGTCATGGGTTTTCCCATGGCGGGACATCTGGCACGCGCCGGACATGAAGTGACCGTCTACAACCGCACGGCCGCGAAAGCGCAGGAATGGGTCAAGGAATTCGGAGGCAAGGCCGCCGCCACGCCGCGCGAGGCGGCGACGGACGCCGATATCGTTTTCGCCTGTGTCGGCAACGATGACGATTTGCGCAGCGTCGTGCTGGGGGACAACGGCGCCTTTGCCGGGATGCGGCAAGGCAGCGTCTTCGTCGATCACACCACGGCGTCGGCGCAGGTTGCGCGCGAGCTGTACGCCGAAGCACGCCAGCGCGGCCTTCAGTTCGTCGACGCGCCGGTCTCCGGCGGACAGGCCGGCGCCGTCAACGGCGTGCTGACGGTCATGTGCGGCGGCGAACCGGAAGTCTTCGAACGGATCAAGCCGGTCGCGCAGGCTTTCGGCCGGGCGGTGACGCTGGTCGGCTCGCCGGGGGCGGGGCAGCTGGCGAAAATGGTGAACCAGATCTGCATTGCCGGCATCGTGCAGGGCCTGTCCGAAGGCATCGCGTTCGGACAGGCCGCCGGCCTGGACATGAAGCTGGTGCTCGACGTCATCAGCAAGGGCGCGGCGCAAAGCTGGCAGATGGAAAACCGCGGCGGCACCATGGTGGACGACAAGTTCGATTTCGGCTTCGCGGTTGACTGGATGCGCAAGGACCTGAGCCTGGTCCTGGCCGAAGCGCGCAACAACGGCGCACGCGTGCCTTTGACGGCCCTGGTCGATCAGTTCTACGGCGATGTGCAGAAAATGGGCGGCGGACGCTGGGACACGTCCAGCCTGATCAAGCGTCTGCGCGACTGA